Proteins found in one Arachis stenosperma cultivar V10309 chromosome 8, arast.V10309.gnm1.PFL2, whole genome shotgun sequence genomic segment:
- the LOC130944914 gene encoding G-type lectin S-receptor-like serine/threonine-protein kinase At4g03230 isoform X1, which produces MHKTTKPPLLTLTGNMRTITFLFLFYLQLPCSFKSCLARDFLNPGQNITGTTSLVSAGQRFVLGFFSPAGNPTETYLGIWYYQSQTFSSERPTVVWVANRDKPILNSHVGLFQIAGDGNLVVKVKDGSSSKSYYWSSELEGSSARNRTVKLMDSGNLVLFQNDENIWQSFQHPTDTFLPGMKMDTSMELTCWSGDSDPRPGNFTFKIMAQTAGDNPRYIILKNNKLYWESSGQNGDLNPDSEFDAVAYFLSNFSSSTKQGNLSPTNYENKRLLMNSTGELQFRTRDGFQGDWTLFWKAPQSFCDSYNACGNFSTCKDNNGERCKCLPGFNQVSGSNYCARKSAASSWCGEGIRFLNLVMVKVRNPDIYYTEANESDCKNKCLQMCPKCQAYSYSVPQDTTRRDLSFSTCRIWTHDLITLQEGYFGRNLSVRVDISDIEATPRSCEPCGTNIVPYPLSTGPNCGDPLYFTFSCNRSTGELSFVPTTTSDGYTVISIDADSRKFVIKVSSAETYCNLQTRNDKTLQIHFPFNVANECRTEDEVEVTWLPPSEPICNESVDCKGWNHSTCEKTGDSKRCLCNSNYRWNNASLNCDINVAIAIPGGTEQKVRKGNSKSQKSLIIGVTLGSVLVLACAVVSAYLCRRKITYNKDKDKIQRNRGRFYDSERHVKDLMEVEGFEEKDHEDIEVPYFDFESILIATDNFSDANKLGRGGYGPVYKGRLQDEIVAVKRLSSISSQGLLEFKNEVVLIAKLQHRNLVRLRGYCIKGEEKILLYEYMPNKSLDSFIFDPKQSVHLDWQIRFDIILGVARGILYLHQDSRLRVIHRDLKTSNILLDKMMQPKISDFGLARIVGGKETETNTERVVGTYGYMSPEYALDGFFSTKSDVFSFGVVLLEIISGKKNTGFYQSSQVPSLLGYAWKLWTENKLIDLMDMSLVESCNENQFIRCVHVALLCVQDEPSDRPSMSSVVTMLDSETSTLPTPKQPTFFASRGQPTTSSSKSTEINMQFESTTHYQEGR; this is translated from the exons ATGCATAAAACTACCAAACCTCCATTATTGACCTTAACAGGTAACATGAGAACAATCactttcctcttcctcttctatcTGCAGTTGCCATGCTCCTTTAAGTCCTGTTTGGCAAGAGATTTCTTAAATCCTGGCCAAAACATAACTGGAACTACAAGTCTTGTTTCAGCTGGACAAAGATTTGTATTAGGCTTTTTTTCTCCTGCTGGAAACCCAACAGAGACTTACCTTGGAATATGGTACTACCAATCACAGACCTTCTCATCAGAACGGCCGACAGTGGTATGGGTGGCCAATAGAGACAAACCAATCTTGAATTCCCATGTTGGACTGTTCCAAATTGCAGGTGATGGAAACCTTGTGGTCAAAGTCAAAGACGGCTCATCAAGCAAGAGTTATTACTGGTCCTCTGAACTTGAAGGGTCTTCAGCAAGAAACAGGACAGTGAAGCTAATGGATTCAGGGAACCTAGTATTGTTCCAAAACGATGAGAATATATGGCAGAGTTTCCAACACCCCACAGACACGTTTCTTCCGGGTATGAAAATGGACACAAGCATGGAACTAACTTGTTGGAGTGGTGACAGTGATCCACGACCTGGGAACTTCACCTTCAAGATCATGGCTCAAACAGCAGGGGACAACCCTCGTTACATAATCTTGAAAAACAATAAGCTCTATTGGGAGAGTAGTGGACAAAACGGAGACTTGAATCCAGATTCAGAGTTTGATGCTGTAGCTTACTTTTTGAGCAACTTCAGCTCTTCAACGAAACAAGGTAATCTGAGTCCTACGAACTACGAGAACAAAAGGCTATTGATGAATTCAACTGGGGAGCTTCAGTTTCGAACAAGAGACGGTTTCCAAGGTGATTGGACCCTTTTCTGGAAAGCTCCACAGAGCTTCTGCGACTCATACAATGCTTGCGGCAACTTCTCCACCTGCAAAGACAACAACGGGGAGCGATGCAAGTGTTTACCGGGATTTAACCAAGTTAGCGGAAGTAACTATTGTGCTAGAAAATCAGCGGCATCATCGTGGTGTGGAGAAGGCATAAGGTTCTTGAATTTGGTGATGGTGAAAGTGCGAAACCCTGATATATATTACACGGAAGCAAATGAAAGTGATTGCAAGAACAAGTGCCTTCAAATGTGCCCCAAGTGCCAGGCCTACTCTTATAGTGTTCCTCAGGACACTACAAGGCGTGACCTTAGTTTCTCTACTTGCAGGATTTGGACACACGATTTAATTACACTCCAAGAAGGATACTTTGGCCGTAATCTCTCTGTCCGGGTAGATATATCAGACATAG AAGCAACTCCAAGAAGTTGTGAGCCTTGCGGAACAAACATAGTCCCTTATCCGTTGAGCACTGGACCCAATTGTGGTGATCCGTTGTACTTCACGTTCAGTTGCAACCGCTCAACAGGAGAGCTTAGTTTCGTACCTACTACGACAAGTGACGGTTACACAGTTATTAGCATTGACGCAGATTCTAGAAAGTTCGTCATCAAAGTCAGTTCTGCGGAAACTTATTGTAATCTGCAAACTCGTAACGATAAAACTCTGCAAATCCATTTTCCGTTTAACGTGGCTAACGAGTGCCGCACAGAAGATGAAGTAGAGGTTACTTGGCTACCACCTTCTGAACCCATCTGCAATGAATCAGTGGATTGCAAGGGTTGGAACCACTCAACTTGTGAAAAAACAGGAGATTCTAAGAGGTGTCTTTGCAATTCAAACTATCGTTGGAATAACGCTTCTCTTAATTGTGATATTAACG TAGCCATAGCCATTCCTGGTGGTACAGAACAAAAGGTAAGAAAAGGAAACTCAAAAAGCCAAAAGTCTTTGATTATCGGAGTAACTCTTGGAAGTGTGCTTGTTCTGGCATGTGCTGTAGTTTCTGCTTATTTATGTAGAAGGAAAATAACTTACAACAAAG ACAAGGATAAAATTCAGAGAAATCGAGGGCGATTTTATGACAGTGAGAGACATGTGAAGGATTTGATGGAGGTTGAAGGATTTGAAGAAAAAGACCATGAAGACATAGAAGTACCATACTTTGATTTTGAGAGCATACTAATAGCAACAGATAACTTCTCTGATGCAAATAAGCTTGGACGAGGTGGTTATGGACCGGTCTACAAG GGTAGGCTTCAAGATGAAATTGTTGCAGTAAAACGGCTTTCAAGTATTTCATCACAAGGTTTACTTGAGTTTAAGAATGAGGTTGTTTTGATAGCCAAATTACAGCATCGAAATCTTGTTAGGCTAAGAGGCTATTGCAtcaaaggagaagaaaagatTTTACTCTATGAGTATATGCCTAACAAAAGCTTAGACTCATTTATTTTCG ATCCTAAACAAAGTGTACATTTGGATTGGCAAATACGGTTTGACATCATTTTAGGAGTTGCACGAGGAATATTATACCTTCATCAAGACTCCAGACTAAGAGTAATTCATCGAGATTTAAAAACTAGCAACATTCTTTTGGATAAAATGATGCAACCTAAAATCTCAGATTTTGGCTTGGCAAGAATAGTAGGAGGCAAAGAAACTGAGACGAACACAGAGAGAGTAGTGGGTACTTA tGGATATATGTCTCCTGAATATGCATTAGATGGATTCTTTTCGACCAAATCTGATGTTTTCAGCTTTGGTGTAGTCTTACTAGAGATTATAAGTGGAAAAAAGAACACTGGATTTTATCAATCCAGCCAAGTTCCAAGCCTTTTAGGCTAC GCCTGGAAACTGTGGACAGAGAATAAGTTGATAGATTTAATGGACATGAGTTTAGTAGAAAGTTGCAATGAGAATCAGTTTATTAGGTGTGTACATGTTGCACTCTTGTGTGTCCAAGATGAACCAAGTGACCGACCAAGCATGTCAAGTGTAGTGACCATGCTCGATAGTGAGACTTCAACCCTTCCAACCCCAAAACAACCAACATTTTTTGCCAGTAGAGGCCAACCCACAACTTCTTCCAGTAAATCAACAGAAATAAATATGCAATTTGAGAGTACCACTCATTATCAGGAAGGTCGATAG
- the LOC130944914 gene encoding G-type lectin S-receptor-like serine/threonine-protein kinase At4g03230 isoform X2 gives MHKTTKPPLLTLTGNMRTITFLFLFYLQLPCSFKSCLARDFLNPGQNITGTTSLVSAGQRFVLGFFSPAGNPTETYLGIWYYQSQTFSSERPTVVWVANRDKPILNSHVGLFQIAGDGNLVVKVKDGSSSKSYYWSSELEGSSARNRTVKLMDSGNLVLFQNDENIWQSFQHPTDTFLPGMKMDTSMELTCWSGDSDPRPGNFTFKIMAQTAGDNPRYIILKNNKLYWESSGQNGDLNPDSEFDAVAYFLSNFSSSTKQGNLSPTNYENKRLLMNSTGELQFRTRDGFQGDWTLFWKAPQSFCDSYNACGNFSTCKDNNGERCKCLPGFNQVSGSNYCARKSAASSWCGEGIRFLNLVMVKVRNPDIYYTEANESDCKNKCLQMCPKCQAYSYSVPQDTTRRDLSFSTCRIWTHDLITLQEGYFGRNLSVRVDISDIEATPRSCEPCGTNIVPYPLSTGPNCGDPLYFTFSCNRSTGELSFVPTTTSDGYTVISIDADSRKFVIKVSSAETYCNLQTRNDKTLQIHFPFNVANECRTEDEVEVTWLPPSEPICNESVDCKGWNHSTCEKTGDSKRCLCNSNYRWNNASLNCDINVAIAIPGGTEQKVRKGNSKSQKSLIIGVTLGSVLVLACAVVSAYLCRRKITYNKDKDKIQRNRGRFYDSERHVKDLMEVEGFEEKDHEDIEVPYFDFESILIATDNFSDANKLGRGGYGPVYKGRLQDEIVAVKRLSSISSQGLLEFKNEVVLIAKLQHRNLVRLRGYCIKGEEKILLYEYMPNKSLDSFIFDPKQSVHLDWQIRFDIILGVARGILYLHQDSRLRVIHRDLKTSNILLDKMMQPKISDFGLARIVGGKETETNTERVVGTYGYMSPEYALDGFFSTKSDVFSFGVVLLEIISGKKNTGFYQSSQVPSLLGYIVPGLETVDRE, from the exons ATGCATAAAACTACCAAACCTCCATTATTGACCTTAACAGGTAACATGAGAACAATCactttcctcttcctcttctatcTGCAGTTGCCATGCTCCTTTAAGTCCTGTTTGGCAAGAGATTTCTTAAATCCTGGCCAAAACATAACTGGAACTACAAGTCTTGTTTCAGCTGGACAAAGATTTGTATTAGGCTTTTTTTCTCCTGCTGGAAACCCAACAGAGACTTACCTTGGAATATGGTACTACCAATCACAGACCTTCTCATCAGAACGGCCGACAGTGGTATGGGTGGCCAATAGAGACAAACCAATCTTGAATTCCCATGTTGGACTGTTCCAAATTGCAGGTGATGGAAACCTTGTGGTCAAAGTCAAAGACGGCTCATCAAGCAAGAGTTATTACTGGTCCTCTGAACTTGAAGGGTCTTCAGCAAGAAACAGGACAGTGAAGCTAATGGATTCAGGGAACCTAGTATTGTTCCAAAACGATGAGAATATATGGCAGAGTTTCCAACACCCCACAGACACGTTTCTTCCGGGTATGAAAATGGACACAAGCATGGAACTAACTTGTTGGAGTGGTGACAGTGATCCACGACCTGGGAACTTCACCTTCAAGATCATGGCTCAAACAGCAGGGGACAACCCTCGTTACATAATCTTGAAAAACAATAAGCTCTATTGGGAGAGTAGTGGACAAAACGGAGACTTGAATCCAGATTCAGAGTTTGATGCTGTAGCTTACTTTTTGAGCAACTTCAGCTCTTCAACGAAACAAGGTAATCTGAGTCCTACGAACTACGAGAACAAAAGGCTATTGATGAATTCAACTGGGGAGCTTCAGTTTCGAACAAGAGACGGTTTCCAAGGTGATTGGACCCTTTTCTGGAAAGCTCCACAGAGCTTCTGCGACTCATACAATGCTTGCGGCAACTTCTCCACCTGCAAAGACAACAACGGGGAGCGATGCAAGTGTTTACCGGGATTTAACCAAGTTAGCGGAAGTAACTATTGTGCTAGAAAATCAGCGGCATCATCGTGGTGTGGAGAAGGCATAAGGTTCTTGAATTTGGTGATGGTGAAAGTGCGAAACCCTGATATATATTACACGGAAGCAAATGAAAGTGATTGCAAGAACAAGTGCCTTCAAATGTGCCCCAAGTGCCAGGCCTACTCTTATAGTGTTCCTCAGGACACTACAAGGCGTGACCTTAGTTTCTCTACTTGCAGGATTTGGACACACGATTTAATTACACTCCAAGAAGGATACTTTGGCCGTAATCTCTCTGTCCGGGTAGATATATCAGACATAG AAGCAACTCCAAGAAGTTGTGAGCCTTGCGGAACAAACATAGTCCCTTATCCGTTGAGCACTGGACCCAATTGTGGTGATCCGTTGTACTTCACGTTCAGTTGCAACCGCTCAACAGGAGAGCTTAGTTTCGTACCTACTACGACAAGTGACGGTTACACAGTTATTAGCATTGACGCAGATTCTAGAAAGTTCGTCATCAAAGTCAGTTCTGCGGAAACTTATTGTAATCTGCAAACTCGTAACGATAAAACTCTGCAAATCCATTTTCCGTTTAACGTGGCTAACGAGTGCCGCACAGAAGATGAAGTAGAGGTTACTTGGCTACCACCTTCTGAACCCATCTGCAATGAATCAGTGGATTGCAAGGGTTGGAACCACTCAACTTGTGAAAAAACAGGAGATTCTAAGAGGTGTCTTTGCAATTCAAACTATCGTTGGAATAACGCTTCTCTTAATTGTGATATTAACG TAGCCATAGCCATTCCTGGTGGTACAGAACAAAAGGTAAGAAAAGGAAACTCAAAAAGCCAAAAGTCTTTGATTATCGGAGTAACTCTTGGAAGTGTGCTTGTTCTGGCATGTGCTGTAGTTTCTGCTTATTTATGTAGAAGGAAAATAACTTACAACAAAG ACAAGGATAAAATTCAGAGAAATCGAGGGCGATTTTATGACAGTGAGAGACATGTGAAGGATTTGATGGAGGTTGAAGGATTTGAAGAAAAAGACCATGAAGACATAGAAGTACCATACTTTGATTTTGAGAGCATACTAATAGCAACAGATAACTTCTCTGATGCAAATAAGCTTGGACGAGGTGGTTATGGACCGGTCTACAAG GGTAGGCTTCAAGATGAAATTGTTGCAGTAAAACGGCTTTCAAGTATTTCATCACAAGGTTTACTTGAGTTTAAGAATGAGGTTGTTTTGATAGCCAAATTACAGCATCGAAATCTTGTTAGGCTAAGAGGCTATTGCAtcaaaggagaagaaaagatTTTACTCTATGAGTATATGCCTAACAAAAGCTTAGACTCATTTATTTTCG ATCCTAAACAAAGTGTACATTTGGATTGGCAAATACGGTTTGACATCATTTTAGGAGTTGCACGAGGAATATTATACCTTCATCAAGACTCCAGACTAAGAGTAATTCATCGAGATTTAAAAACTAGCAACATTCTTTTGGATAAAATGATGCAACCTAAAATCTCAGATTTTGGCTTGGCAAGAATAGTAGGAGGCAAAGAAACTGAGACGAACACAGAGAGAGTAGTGGGTACTTA tGGATATATGTCTCCTGAATATGCATTAGATGGATTCTTTTCGACCAAATCTGATGTTTTCAGCTTTGGTGTAGTCTTACTAGAGATTATAAGTGGAAAAAAGAACACTGGATTTTATCAATCCAGCCAAGTTCCAAGCCTTTTAGGCTAC ATTGTTCCAGGCCTGGAAACTGTGGACAGAGAATAA